The Felis catus isolate Fca126 chromosome X, F.catus_Fca126_mat1.0, whole genome shotgun sequence genome includes a region encoding these proteins:
- the RBM10 gene encoding RNA-binding protein 10 isoform X6: MSGSPPLTARAEKVSVAAGRGGGESLQEASPRLADHGGSSGGGWEVKRSQRLRRGPSSPRRPYQDMEYERRGGRGDRTGRYGATDRSQDDGGESRSRDHDYRDMDYRSYPREYGSQEGKHDYDDSSEEQSAEIRGQLQSHGVQAREVRLMRNKSSGQSRGFAFVEFSHLQDATRWMEANQHSLNILGQKVSMHYSDPKPKINEDWLCNKCGVQNFKRREKCFKCGVPKSEAEQKLPLGARLDQQTLPLGGRELSQGLLPLPQPYQAQGVLASQALSQGSEPSSENANDTIILRNLNPHSTMDSILGALAPYAVLSSSNVRVIKDKQTQLNRGFAFIQLSTIEAAQLLQILQALHPPLTIDGKTINVEFAKGSKRDMASNEGSRINAASVASTAIAAAQWAISQASQGGEGAWATPEEPPVDYSYYQQDEGYGGSQGTESSLYAHGYLKGTKGPGITGTKGDPAGAGPEASLEPGTDSVSLQAFSRAQPGAAPGIYQQSAEASGSQGAAANSQSYTIMSPAVLKSELQSPTHPSAALPPATSPTAQESYNQYPVPDVSTYQYDETSGYYYDPQTGLYYDPNSQYYYNAQSQQYLYWDGERRTYVPALEQSADGHKETGAPSKEGKEKKEKHKTKTAQQIAKDMERWARSLNKQKENFKNSFQPISSLRDDERRESATADAGYAILEKKGALAERQHTSMDLPKLASDDRPSPPRGLVAAYSGESDSEEEQERGGPEREEKLTDWQKLACLLCRRQFPSKEALIRHQQLSGLHKQNLEIHRRAHLSENELEALEKNDMEQMKYRDRAAERREKYGIPEPPEPKRRKYGGMSAASVDFEQPTRDGLGSDNIGSRMLQAMGWKEGSGLGRKKQGIVTPIEAQTRVRGSGLGARGSSYGVTSTESYKETLHKTMVTRFNEAQ, from the exons AGGTGGTCGTGGGGATAGGACTGGCCGCTACGGAGCCACTGACCGTTCGCAGGACGATGGGGGGGAGAGCCGCAGCCGAGACCATGACTACCGGGACATGGACTACCGCTCATATCCCCGCGAGTACGGTAGCCAGGAGGGCAAGCACGACTATGACGACTCGTCCGAGGAGCAGAGTGCAGAG ATCCGGGGCCAGCTGCAGTCCCACGGAGTGCAAGCGCGGGAGGTCCGGCTGATGCGGAACAAATCCTCAG GTCAGAGCCGGGGCTTCGCCTTCGTCGAGTTTAGTCACTTGCAGGACGCTACACGATGGATGGAAGCCAATCAG CACTCCCTCAACATCCTGGGCCAGAAGGTGTCCATGCACTACAGCGACCCCAAGCCCAAGATCAATGAGGACTGGCTGTGTAATAAG TGTGGCGTCCAGAACTTCAAACGCCGTGAGAAGTGCTTCAAATGTGGTGTGCCCAAGTCAG aggcagagcagaagCTGCCCCTGGGCGCAAGGCTGGATCAGCAGACGCTGCCTCTGGGTGGACGGGAGCTAAGCCAGGGCCTGCTCCCCCTGCCTCAGCCCTACCAGGCCCAGGGAGTGCTGGCCTCCCAAGCCCTGTCACAGGGCTCGGAGCCAAGCTCAGAGAACGCCAATGACA CCATCATTTTGCGCAACCTGAACCCACACAGCACCATGGACTCCATCCTGGGGGCCCTGGCACCCTATGCGGTGCTGTCCTCCTCCAACGTACGCGTCATCAAGGACAAGCAGACCCAACTGAATCGCGGCTTCGCCTTCATCCAGCTCTCCACCATC gaaGCAGCCCAGCTACTGCAGATCCTACAGGCCCTGCACCCACCGCTCACCATCGACGGCAAGACCATCAACGTTGAGTTCGCCAAGGGTTCTAAGAG GGACATGGCCTCCAATGAAGGCAGCCGCATCAATGCTGCCTCTGTGGCCAGCACTGCCATTGCTGCGGCCCAGTGGGCCATCTCACAG gcctcccagggtggggagggtgcctgggCCACCCCCGAGGAGCCACCGGTCGACTACAGCTACTACCAACAGGATGAGGGCTATGGCGGCAGCCAGGGCACAGAGTCCTCCCTCTATGCCCATGGCTACCTCAAGGGCACCAAGGGCCCCGGCATCACTGGAACCAAAGGGGACCCAGCTGGAGCAG GTCCTGAGGCCTCCCTGGAGCCTGGGACAGACTCTGTGTCACTGCAGGCTTTCTCCCGTGCCCAGCCTGGTGCCGCACCTGGCATCTACCAGCAATCAGCCGAGGCGAGCGGCAGCCAGGGCGCCGCTGCCAACAGCCAG TCATACACCATCATGTCACCCGCTGTGCTCAAATCTGAGCTCCAGAGCCCTACCCATCCCAGCGCTGCCCTGCCACCAGCCACCAGCCCCACTGCCCAGGAGTCCTACAACCAGTACC ctgttCCGGACGTGTCTACTTACCAGTACGACGAGACCTCTGGCTACTACTATGACCCCCAGACTGGCCTCTACTATGACCCCAACTCCCAG tatTATTACAACGCGCAGAGCCAGCAGTACCTGTACTGGGACGGGGAGAGACGGACCTACGTCCCTGCGCTGGAACAGTCAGCCGACGGGCATAAGGAGACGGGGGCCCCCTCGAAAGAGggtaaagaaaagaaggagaagcacAAGACCAAGACAGCCCAACAG ATTGCCAAGGACATGGAACGCTGGGCCCGCAGCCTcaacaagcaaaaagaaaacttcaaaaacagCTTCCAGCCCATCAGCTCCCTGAGAGACGATGAAAGGCGGGAATCAGCTACCGCAGATGCTGGCTATGCCATCCTCGAGAAGAAG GGAGCACTAGCTGAAAGACAGCACACCAGCATGGACCTCCCAAAACTGGCCAGCGATGACCGCCCA AGCCCACCTCGGGGCCTCGTGGCAGCCTACAGCGGGGAGAGTGACAGCGAGGAGGAGCAGGAGCGCGGGGGTCCGGAACGGGAGGAGAAGCTCACTGACTGGCAGAAGCTGGCCTGTCTGCTCTGCCGGCGCCAGTTCCCCAGCAAGGAGGCGCTCATCCGCCACCAGCAGCTCTCTGGGCTACACAAG CAAAACCTTGAGATTCACCGACGAGCGCACCTGTCGGAAAATGAGCTGGAAGCACTGGAGAAGAACGACATGGAG CAAATGAAGTACCGGGACCGTGCAGCTGAACGCAGAGAGAAGTACGGCATCCCTGAGCCACCGGAGCCCAAGCGGAGGAAGTACGGCGGCATGTCTGCAGCTTCTGT GGACTTTGAGCAGCCCACACGGGATGGGCTGGGCAGCGACAACATTGGCAGTCGTATGCTCCAGGCCATGGGCTGGAAAGAAGGTAGTGGCCTGGGCCGGAAGAAGCAGGGCATCGTGACGCCCATTGAG GCCCAGACACGGGTGCGGGGTTCCGGCTTGGGGGCCCGAGGCAGCTCCTACGGGGTCACCTCAACCGAGTCCTACAAGGAGACACTGCACAAGACAATGGTGACCCGCTTCAACGAGGCCCAGTGA
- the RBM10 gene encoding RNA-binding protein 10 isoform X5, translated as MSGSPPLTARAEKVSVAAGRGGGESLQEASPRLADHGGSSGGGWEVKRSQRLRRGPSSPRRPYQDMEYERRGGRGDRTGRYGATDRSQDDGGESRSRDHDYRDMDYRSYPREYGSQEGKHDYDDSSEEQSAEIRGQLQSHGVQAREVRLMRNKSSGQSRGFAFVEFSHLQDATRWMEANQHSLNILGQKVSMHYSDPKPKINEDWLCNKCGVQNFKRREKCFKCGVPKSEAEQKLPLGARLDQQTLPLGGRELSQGLLPLPQPYQAQGVLASQALSQGSEPSSENANDTIILRNLNPHSTMDSILGALAPYAVLSSSNVRVIKDKQTQLNRGFAFIQLSTIVEAAQLLQILQALHPPLTIDGKTINVEFAKGSKRDMASNEGSRINAASVASTAIAAAQWAISQASQGGEGAWATPEEPPVDYSYYQQDEGYGGSQGTESSLYAHGYLKGTKGPGITGTKGDPAGAGPEASLEPGTDSVSLQAFSRAQPGAAPGIYQQSAEASGSQGAAANSQSYTIMSPAVLKSELQSPTHPSAALPPATSPTAQESYNQYPVPDVSTYQYDETSGYYYDPQTGLYYDPNSQYYYNAQSQQYLYWDGERRTYVPALEQSADGHKETGAPSKEGKEKKEKHKTKTAQQIAKDMERWARSLNKQKENFKNSFQPISSLRDDERRESATADAGYAILEKKGALAERQHTSMDLPKLASDDRPSPPRGLVAAYSGESDSEEEQERGGPEREEKLTDWQKLACLLCRRQFPSKEALIRHQQLSGLHKQNLEIHRRAHLSENELEALEKNDMEQMKYRDRAAERREKYGIPEPPEPKRRKYGGMSAASVDFEQPTRDGLGSDNIGSRMLQAMGWKEGSGLGRKKQGIVTPIEAQTRVRGSGLGARGSSYGVTSTESYKETLHKTMVTRFNEAQ; from the exons AGGTGGTCGTGGGGATAGGACTGGCCGCTACGGAGCCACTGACCGTTCGCAGGACGATGGGGGGGAGAGCCGCAGCCGAGACCATGACTACCGGGACATGGACTACCGCTCATATCCCCGCGAGTACGGTAGCCAGGAGGGCAAGCACGACTATGACGACTCGTCCGAGGAGCAGAGTGCAGAG ATCCGGGGCCAGCTGCAGTCCCACGGAGTGCAAGCGCGGGAGGTCCGGCTGATGCGGAACAAATCCTCAG GTCAGAGCCGGGGCTTCGCCTTCGTCGAGTTTAGTCACTTGCAGGACGCTACACGATGGATGGAAGCCAATCAG CACTCCCTCAACATCCTGGGCCAGAAGGTGTCCATGCACTACAGCGACCCCAAGCCCAAGATCAATGAGGACTGGCTGTGTAATAAG TGTGGCGTCCAGAACTTCAAACGCCGTGAGAAGTGCTTCAAATGTGGTGTGCCCAAGTCAG aggcagagcagaagCTGCCCCTGGGCGCAAGGCTGGATCAGCAGACGCTGCCTCTGGGTGGACGGGAGCTAAGCCAGGGCCTGCTCCCCCTGCCTCAGCCCTACCAGGCCCAGGGAGTGCTGGCCTCCCAAGCCCTGTCACAGGGCTCGGAGCCAAGCTCAGAGAACGCCAATGACA CCATCATTTTGCGCAACCTGAACCCACACAGCACCATGGACTCCATCCTGGGGGCCCTGGCACCCTATGCGGTGCTGTCCTCCTCCAACGTACGCGTCATCAAGGACAAGCAGACCCAACTGAATCGCGGCTTCGCCTTCATCCAGCTCTCCACCATCGTG gaaGCAGCCCAGCTACTGCAGATCCTACAGGCCCTGCACCCACCGCTCACCATCGACGGCAAGACCATCAACGTTGAGTTCGCCAAGGGTTCTAAGAG GGACATGGCCTCCAATGAAGGCAGCCGCATCAATGCTGCCTCTGTGGCCAGCACTGCCATTGCTGCGGCCCAGTGGGCCATCTCACAG gcctcccagggtggggagggtgcctgggCCACCCCCGAGGAGCCACCGGTCGACTACAGCTACTACCAACAGGATGAGGGCTATGGCGGCAGCCAGGGCACAGAGTCCTCCCTCTATGCCCATGGCTACCTCAAGGGCACCAAGGGCCCCGGCATCACTGGAACCAAAGGGGACCCAGCTGGAGCAG GTCCTGAGGCCTCCCTGGAGCCTGGGACAGACTCTGTGTCACTGCAGGCTTTCTCCCGTGCCCAGCCTGGTGCCGCACCTGGCATCTACCAGCAATCAGCCGAGGCGAGCGGCAGCCAGGGCGCCGCTGCCAACAGCCAG TCATACACCATCATGTCACCCGCTGTGCTCAAATCTGAGCTCCAGAGCCCTACCCATCCCAGCGCTGCCCTGCCACCAGCCACCAGCCCCACTGCCCAGGAGTCCTACAACCAGTACC ctgttCCGGACGTGTCTACTTACCAGTACGACGAGACCTCTGGCTACTACTATGACCCCCAGACTGGCCTCTACTATGACCCCAACTCCCAG tatTATTACAACGCGCAGAGCCAGCAGTACCTGTACTGGGACGGGGAGAGACGGACCTACGTCCCTGCGCTGGAACAGTCAGCCGACGGGCATAAGGAGACGGGGGCCCCCTCGAAAGAGggtaaagaaaagaaggagaagcacAAGACCAAGACAGCCCAACAG ATTGCCAAGGACATGGAACGCTGGGCCCGCAGCCTcaacaagcaaaaagaaaacttcaaaaacagCTTCCAGCCCATCAGCTCCCTGAGAGACGATGAAAGGCGGGAATCAGCTACCGCAGATGCTGGCTATGCCATCCTCGAGAAGAAG GGAGCACTAGCTGAAAGACAGCACACCAGCATGGACCTCCCAAAACTGGCCAGCGATGACCGCCCA AGCCCACCTCGGGGCCTCGTGGCAGCCTACAGCGGGGAGAGTGACAGCGAGGAGGAGCAGGAGCGCGGGGGTCCGGAACGGGAGGAGAAGCTCACTGACTGGCAGAAGCTGGCCTGTCTGCTCTGCCGGCGCCAGTTCCCCAGCAAGGAGGCGCTCATCCGCCACCAGCAGCTCTCTGGGCTACACAAG CAAAACCTTGAGATTCACCGACGAGCGCACCTGTCGGAAAATGAGCTGGAAGCACTGGAGAAGAACGACATGGAG CAAATGAAGTACCGGGACCGTGCAGCTGAACGCAGAGAGAAGTACGGCATCCCTGAGCCACCGGAGCCCAAGCGGAGGAAGTACGGCGGCATGTCTGCAGCTTCTGT GGACTTTGAGCAGCCCACACGGGATGGGCTGGGCAGCGACAACATTGGCAGTCGTATGCTCCAGGCCATGGGCTGGAAAGAAGGTAGTGGCCTGGGCCGGAAGAAGCAGGGCATCGTGACGCCCATTGAG GCCCAGACACGGGTGCGGGGTTCCGGCTTGGGGGCCCGAGGCAGCTCCTACGGGGTCACCTCAACCGAGTCCTACAAGGAGACACTGCACAAGACAATGGTGACCCGCTTCAACGAGGCCCAGTGA
- the RBM10 gene encoding RNA-binding protein 10 isoform X7: protein MDYRSYPREYGSQEGKHDYDDSSEEQSAEDSYEASPGSETQRRRRRRHRHSPTGPPGFPRDGDYRDQDYRTEQGEEEEEDEEEEEEEKASNIVMLRMLPQAATEDDIRGQLQSHGVQAREVRLMRNKSSGQSRGFAFVEFSHLQDATRWMEANQHSLNILGQKVSMHYSDPKPKINEDWLCNKCGVQNFKRREKCFKCGVPKSEAEQKLPLGARLDQQTLPLGGRELSQGLLPLPQPYQAQGVLASQALSQGSEPSSENANDTIILRNLNPHSTMDSILGALAPYAVLSSSNVRVIKDKQTQLNRGFAFIQLSTIVEAAQLLQILQALHPPLTIDGKTINVEFAKGSKRDMASNEGSRINAASVASTAIAAAQWAISQASQGGEGAWATPEEPPVDYSYYQQDEGYGGSQGTESSLYAHGYLKGTKGPGITGTKGDPAGAGPEASLEPGTDSVSLQAFSRAQPGAAPGIYQQSAEASGSQGAAANSQSYTIMSPAVLKSELQSPTHPSAALPPATSPTAQESYNQYPVPDVSTYQYDETSGYYYDPQTGLYYDPNSQYYYNAQSQQYLYWDGERRTYVPALEQSADGHKETGAPSKEGKEKKEKHKTKTAQQIAKDMERWARSLNKQKENFKNSFQPISSLRDDERRESATADAGYAILEKKGALAERQHTSMDLPKLASDDRPSPPRGLVAAYSGESDSEEEQERGGPEREEKLTDWQKLACLLCRRQFPSKEALIRHQQLSGLHKQNLEIHRRAHLSENELEALEKNDMEQMKYRDRAAERREKYGIPEPPEPKRRKYGGMSAASVDFEQPTRDGLGSDNIGSRMLQAMGWKEGSGLGRKKQGIVTPIEAQTRVRGSGLGARGSSYGVTSTESYKETLHKTMVTRFNEAQ, encoded by the exons ATGGACTACCGCTCATATCCCCGCGAGTACGGTAGCCAGGAGGGCAAGCACGACTATGACGACTCGTCCGAGGAGCAGAGTGCAGAG GATTCCTACGAGGCCTCCCCGGGCTCCGAGACTCAGCgtaggcggcggcggcggcacaGGCACAGCCCCACCGGCCCGCCAGGCTTCCCCCGAGACGGCGACTATCGGGACCAGGACTATCGGACCgagcaaggggaggaggaggaggaggatgaggaggaggaggaggaggagaaggccaGTAACATCGTCATGCTGAGGATGCTGCCACAGGCAGCCACTGAGGATGAC ATCCGGGGCCAGCTGCAGTCCCACGGAGTGCAAGCGCGGGAGGTCCGGCTGATGCGGAACAAATCCTCAG GTCAGAGCCGGGGCTTCGCCTTCGTCGAGTTTAGTCACTTGCAGGACGCTACACGATGGATGGAAGCCAATCAG CACTCCCTCAACATCCTGGGCCAGAAGGTGTCCATGCACTACAGCGACCCCAAGCCCAAGATCAATGAGGACTGGCTGTGTAATAAG TGTGGCGTCCAGAACTTCAAACGCCGTGAGAAGTGCTTCAAATGTGGTGTGCCCAAGTCAG aggcagagcagaagCTGCCCCTGGGCGCAAGGCTGGATCAGCAGACGCTGCCTCTGGGTGGACGGGAGCTAAGCCAGGGCCTGCTCCCCCTGCCTCAGCCCTACCAGGCCCAGGGAGTGCTGGCCTCCCAAGCCCTGTCACAGGGCTCGGAGCCAAGCTCAGAGAACGCCAATGACA CCATCATTTTGCGCAACCTGAACCCACACAGCACCATGGACTCCATCCTGGGGGCCCTGGCACCCTATGCGGTGCTGTCCTCCTCCAACGTACGCGTCATCAAGGACAAGCAGACCCAACTGAATCGCGGCTTCGCCTTCATCCAGCTCTCCACCATCGTG gaaGCAGCCCAGCTACTGCAGATCCTACAGGCCCTGCACCCACCGCTCACCATCGACGGCAAGACCATCAACGTTGAGTTCGCCAAGGGTTCTAAGAG GGACATGGCCTCCAATGAAGGCAGCCGCATCAATGCTGCCTCTGTGGCCAGCACTGCCATTGCTGCGGCCCAGTGGGCCATCTCACAG gcctcccagggtggggagggtgcctgggCCACCCCCGAGGAGCCACCGGTCGACTACAGCTACTACCAACAGGATGAGGGCTATGGCGGCAGCCAGGGCACAGAGTCCTCCCTCTATGCCCATGGCTACCTCAAGGGCACCAAGGGCCCCGGCATCACTGGAACCAAAGGGGACCCAGCTGGAGCAG GTCCTGAGGCCTCCCTGGAGCCTGGGACAGACTCTGTGTCACTGCAGGCTTTCTCCCGTGCCCAGCCTGGTGCCGCACCTGGCATCTACCAGCAATCAGCCGAGGCGAGCGGCAGCCAGGGCGCCGCTGCCAACAGCCAG TCATACACCATCATGTCACCCGCTGTGCTCAAATCTGAGCTCCAGAGCCCTACCCATCCCAGCGCTGCCCTGCCACCAGCCACCAGCCCCACTGCCCAGGAGTCCTACAACCAGTACC ctgttCCGGACGTGTCTACTTACCAGTACGACGAGACCTCTGGCTACTACTATGACCCCCAGACTGGCCTCTACTATGACCCCAACTCCCAG tatTATTACAACGCGCAGAGCCAGCAGTACCTGTACTGGGACGGGGAGAGACGGACCTACGTCCCTGCGCTGGAACAGTCAGCCGACGGGCATAAGGAGACGGGGGCCCCCTCGAAAGAGggtaaagaaaagaaggagaagcacAAGACCAAGACAGCCCAACAG ATTGCCAAGGACATGGAACGCTGGGCCCGCAGCCTcaacaagcaaaaagaaaacttcaaaaacagCTTCCAGCCCATCAGCTCCCTGAGAGACGATGAAAGGCGGGAATCAGCTACCGCAGATGCTGGCTATGCCATCCTCGAGAAGAAG GGAGCACTAGCTGAAAGACAGCACACCAGCATGGACCTCCCAAAACTGGCCAGCGATGACCGCCCA AGCCCACCTCGGGGCCTCGTGGCAGCCTACAGCGGGGAGAGTGACAGCGAGGAGGAGCAGGAGCGCGGGGGTCCGGAACGGGAGGAGAAGCTCACTGACTGGCAGAAGCTGGCCTGTCTGCTCTGCCGGCGCCAGTTCCCCAGCAAGGAGGCGCTCATCCGCCACCAGCAGCTCTCTGGGCTACACAAG CAAAACCTTGAGATTCACCGACGAGCGCACCTGTCGGAAAATGAGCTGGAAGCACTGGAGAAGAACGACATGGAG CAAATGAAGTACCGGGACCGTGCAGCTGAACGCAGAGAGAAGTACGGCATCCCTGAGCCACCGGAGCCCAAGCGGAGGAAGTACGGCGGCATGTCTGCAGCTTCTGT GGACTTTGAGCAGCCCACACGGGATGGGCTGGGCAGCGACAACATTGGCAGTCGTATGCTCCAGGCCATGGGCTGGAAAGAAGGTAGTGGCCTGGGCCGGAAGAAGCAGGGCATCGTGACGCCCATTGAG GCCCAGACACGGGTGCGGGGTTCCGGCTTGGGGGCCCGAGGCAGCTCCTACGGGGTCACCTCAACCGAGTCCTACAAGGAGACACTGCACAAGACAATGGTGACCCGCTTCAACGAGGCCCAGTGA
- the RBM10 gene encoding RNA-binding protein 10 isoform X2, translating to MSGSPPLTARAEKVSVAAGRGGGESLQEASPRLADHGGSSGGGWEVKRSQRLRRGPSSPRRPYQDMEYERRGGRGDRTGRYGATDRSQDDGGESRSRDHDYRDMDYRSYPREYGSQEGKHDYDDSSEEQSAEDSYEASPGSETQRRRRRRHRHSPTGPPGFPRDGDYRDQDYRTEQGEEEEEDEEEEEEEKASNIVMLRMLPQAATEDDIRGQLQSHGVQAREVRLMRNKSSGQSRGFAFVEFSHLQDATRWMEANQHSLNILGQKVSMHYSDPKPKINEDWLCNKCGVQNFKRREKCFKCGVPKSEAEQKLPLGARLDQQTLPLGGRELSQGLLPLPQPYQAQGVLASQALSQGSEPSSENANDTIILRNLNPHSTMDSILGALAPYAVLSSSNVRVIKDKQTQLNRGFAFIQLSTIEAAQLLQILQALHPPLTIDGKTINVEFAKGSKRDMASNEGSRINAASVASTAIAAAQWAISQASQGGEGAWATPEEPPVDYSYYQQDEGYGGSQGTESSLYAHGYLKGTKGPGITGTKGDPAGAGPEASLEPGTDSVSLQAFSRAQPGAAPGIYQQSAEASGSQGAAANSQSYTIMSPAVLKSELQSPTHPSAALPPATSPTAQESYNQYPVPDVSTYQYDETSGYYYDPQTGLYYDPNSQYYYNAQSQQYLYWDGERRTYVPALEQSADGHKETGAPSKEGKEKKEKHKTKTAQQIAKDMERWARSLNKQKENFKNSFQPISSLRDDERRESATADAGYAILEKKGALAERQHTSMDLPKLASDDRPSPPRGLVAAYSGESDSEEEQERGGPEREEKLTDWQKLACLLCRRQFPSKEALIRHQQLSGLHKQNLEIHRRAHLSENELEALEKNDMEQMKYRDRAAERREKYGIPEPPEPKRRKYGGMSAASVDFEQPTRDGLGSDNIGSRMLQAMGWKEGSGLGRKKQGIVTPIEAQTRVRGSGLGARGSSYGVTSTESYKETLHKTMVTRFNEAQ from the exons AGGTGGTCGTGGGGATAGGACTGGCCGCTACGGAGCCACTGACCGTTCGCAGGACGATGGGGGGGAGAGCCGCAGCCGAGACCATGACTACCGGGACATGGACTACCGCTCATATCCCCGCGAGTACGGTAGCCAGGAGGGCAAGCACGACTATGACGACTCGTCCGAGGAGCAGAGTGCAGAG GATTCCTACGAGGCCTCCCCGGGCTCCGAGACTCAGCgtaggcggcggcggcggcacaGGCACAGCCCCACCGGCCCGCCAGGCTTCCCCCGAGACGGCGACTATCGGGACCAGGACTATCGGACCgagcaaggggaggaggaggaggaggatgaggaggaggaggaggaggagaaggccaGTAACATCGTCATGCTGAGGATGCTGCCACAGGCAGCCACTGAGGATGAC ATCCGGGGCCAGCTGCAGTCCCACGGAGTGCAAGCGCGGGAGGTCCGGCTGATGCGGAACAAATCCTCAG GTCAGAGCCGGGGCTTCGCCTTCGTCGAGTTTAGTCACTTGCAGGACGCTACACGATGGATGGAAGCCAATCAG CACTCCCTCAACATCCTGGGCCAGAAGGTGTCCATGCACTACAGCGACCCCAAGCCCAAGATCAATGAGGACTGGCTGTGTAATAAG TGTGGCGTCCAGAACTTCAAACGCCGTGAGAAGTGCTTCAAATGTGGTGTGCCCAAGTCAG aggcagagcagaagCTGCCCCTGGGCGCAAGGCTGGATCAGCAGACGCTGCCTCTGGGTGGACGGGAGCTAAGCCAGGGCCTGCTCCCCCTGCCTCAGCCCTACCAGGCCCAGGGAGTGCTGGCCTCCCAAGCCCTGTCACAGGGCTCGGAGCCAAGCTCAGAGAACGCCAATGACA CCATCATTTTGCGCAACCTGAACCCACACAGCACCATGGACTCCATCCTGGGGGCCCTGGCACCCTATGCGGTGCTGTCCTCCTCCAACGTACGCGTCATCAAGGACAAGCAGACCCAACTGAATCGCGGCTTCGCCTTCATCCAGCTCTCCACCATC gaaGCAGCCCAGCTACTGCAGATCCTACAGGCCCTGCACCCACCGCTCACCATCGACGGCAAGACCATCAACGTTGAGTTCGCCAAGGGTTCTAAGAG GGACATGGCCTCCAATGAAGGCAGCCGCATCAATGCTGCCTCTGTGGCCAGCACTGCCATTGCTGCGGCCCAGTGGGCCATCTCACAG gcctcccagggtggggagggtgcctgggCCACCCCCGAGGAGCCACCGGTCGACTACAGCTACTACCAACAGGATGAGGGCTATGGCGGCAGCCAGGGCACAGAGTCCTCCCTCTATGCCCATGGCTACCTCAAGGGCACCAAGGGCCCCGGCATCACTGGAACCAAAGGGGACCCAGCTGGAGCAG GTCCTGAGGCCTCCCTGGAGCCTGGGACAGACTCTGTGTCACTGCAGGCTTTCTCCCGTGCCCAGCCTGGTGCCGCACCTGGCATCTACCAGCAATCAGCCGAGGCGAGCGGCAGCCAGGGCGCCGCTGCCAACAGCCAG TCATACACCATCATGTCACCCGCTGTGCTCAAATCTGAGCTCCAGAGCCCTACCCATCCCAGCGCTGCCCTGCCACCAGCCACCAGCCCCACTGCCCAGGAGTCCTACAACCAGTACC ctgttCCGGACGTGTCTACTTACCAGTACGACGAGACCTCTGGCTACTACTATGACCCCCAGACTGGCCTCTACTATGACCCCAACTCCCAG tatTATTACAACGCGCAGAGCCAGCAGTACCTGTACTGGGACGGGGAGAGACGGACCTACGTCCCTGCGCTGGAACAGTCAGCCGACGGGCATAAGGAGACGGGGGCCCCCTCGAAAGAGggtaaagaaaagaaggagaagcacAAGACCAAGACAGCCCAACAG ATTGCCAAGGACATGGAACGCTGGGCCCGCAGCCTcaacaagcaaaaagaaaacttcaaaaacagCTTCCAGCCCATCAGCTCCCTGAGAGACGATGAAAGGCGGGAATCAGCTACCGCAGATGCTGGCTATGCCATCCTCGAGAAGAAG GGAGCACTAGCTGAAAGACAGCACACCAGCATGGACCTCCCAAAACTGGCCAGCGATGACCGCCCA AGCCCACCTCGGGGCCTCGTGGCAGCCTACAGCGGGGAGAGTGACAGCGAGGAGGAGCAGGAGCGCGGGGGTCCGGAACGGGAGGAGAAGCTCACTGACTGGCAGAAGCTGGCCTGTCTGCTCTGCCGGCGCCAGTTCCCCAGCAAGGAGGCGCTCATCCGCCACCAGCAGCTCTCTGGGCTACACAAG CAAAACCTTGAGATTCACCGACGAGCGCACCTGTCGGAAAATGAGCTGGAAGCACTGGAGAAGAACGACATGGAG CAAATGAAGTACCGGGACCGTGCAGCTGAACGCAGAGAGAAGTACGGCATCCCTGAGCCACCGGAGCCCAAGCGGAGGAAGTACGGCGGCATGTCTGCAGCTTCTGT GGACTTTGAGCAGCCCACACGGGATGGGCTGGGCAGCGACAACATTGGCAGTCGTATGCTCCAGGCCATGGGCTGGAAAGAAGGTAGTGGCCTGGGCCGGAAGAAGCAGGGCATCGTGACGCCCATTGAG GCCCAGACACGGGTGCGGGGTTCCGGCTTGGGGGCCCGAGGCAGCTCCTACGGGGTCACCTCAACCGAGTCCTACAAGGAGACACTGCACAAGACAATGGTGACCCGCTTCAACGAGGCCCAGTGA